The DNA region atattgatctaactgGATTAccaatgtccaaattaataatcatacgatcaagaacaaatttagattaaattataagaaacttcactctcattatcatgatctccatcacgatgacaaatctcaaaattttaatcacggaccttatcaaattaatcaagcaattgataataactatgataaaagaatatcaaatgccatatatttttatatcaaataatgttcacaaaaatatgttcaaatcatcacatatgagattggatctagggcatatctactatatccctaacacaAAATTcagatatgaattgaacattttaCTTGCCTATATGTACCAATAAAAACATGTAATTGACACATCTCATAGAGCAAACGAGAAAGACATTCAATTACAATGAATAGTGAGAACCAATTTCTTTGTTTGGGTTATGGCTTTGAACTAACGTCGCTAGGCCAGGAGATTCAGGCACGCCACAGGCTCAAGCAAGCATTTCTAATTTCAACCCAAGAAAAATGACAGCTACAGCCTACAAACATTACTGATACCTAGTCTGACCAATTAAAtaaaaccattagctctcttatcTAAATTAAGAGCTAAATATACTTTTACAAAAAGGAAGGGAAAGAACCCCTTTTGTTGGATTTTCCCTTACAAACAACTGGTAGGCTGAATTATGCCAGAAGTTGTTCCTGCAGCATTAGCACATGAAGCTTGAGCAGCTGGTTGATTCTTATAAGTGAGATGTACATCTTCCAATTTTATTCCTTGGCATGGATTTCTTTTGCTGCAATCAAATTTCATTGCGACTCGTGTTGCTGAACTTCCATAGATATCTTGATATGTAACATCACTAATTTTCACACCTGACACCTATTGACAAAGTTAAATATCCAAGAAAATGAGGAATTGTCTGGAAAATGTAGTGTTAGAAAATTCATACCTGGCCGGGACAATTTTTGTTATATGGACAATAATTTTGATCAATAACGATTGGATTTTGAACGTTAATCATTGTAGCATGCTGGAAAAGAACATTCTTGACAAAGCCAGTACTTGGTCTACCCCATGTTTTGATCCTCACACCATTTTGTGTGTTCTTAAATATAACTGATCTGACTGTCACATTTTGCACCCCTGCTTCTTGAAAATCCTTGCCTAAACTCCCAATGCTGCAACAAAATTCACCACCATAGCATTGTATTAGGGATTTAACTTATTCATTGACAATGTAAATATTTTTACGCGATCACTGTATTTTAGCCTATTTTAGCAGGTTACCTACCTTATTTTCCAGGTTACATATCCCACTTATAATGGAAGGCTATTTGCAGTTATTATTACCTGATTCCATGGCCAGGGCCACAAGCTATATTTTGGATCCACAAGTTAGTAGTTCCTGAACCGATGGATATGCAATCATCTCCAGTACTGATTTTTGAGTTCAAGATTGAAATATCAGACGATAATTGTACGTGAATGCCATCTGTATTCGGGCTTTTGCCAGAGGCAAAAACTTTAATGGCCTGCAACTTCACATTTTTGCACCCATTGAAGACAATATGAAACATTTGGCTGTTCAATGAGGTTAGTTCTGTTATTGCTACATTGTTAGAGTTGGAAAATCCCAGAGTCTGCAAATATCAAGAAAGCACATAAATATTCTGGTGAGCTTTAAAGGCAAACAGCATCTACTTGTTGTATAAGGAATTTGAATTTCATTTCAGTTCAAAAGCAGCATTTAAGATTCTTTAAGGTCTAAGGTCAAAACTCATTATTACCAATAGAAAATTTAATTCtgcttttgaaaaaataaaataaaccatAATACCAGGGTAAAAAATACTTGGACACTTATTTACATAAAGTACTTGTTTATCCTTATTTAAAGGGTACGTTACACTAATTTAGAGAATTGCTAATTCTGAGATATGAACAACTTTTGAATTTGTTTCTCCAATGTGACCAGCATAGTACAAATGTTAACAATGTATACAAGTAAAACacttcaaaattttaacttaTATACTACACACCATCAATAGTCACCTAAAAGATAAACTAAAGATAATTACACTGATAGCGTAAAAATGTTACAACTTACCGTGGCGCCCCTCGGGCAGTTCTTGCCCGAGGCTTTGCAACTCCACAAACTAGTCCCTTGGCCATCAAGAATTCCACCGTGAATGGAAACTCCATCAACACCTTCAAACAGAAGCCAATTTTTGGCATTTCCAATCACATTATAATCAGAGGGTGCAACGAGTATGCCATCAATTTGGAACGTTATGGCTCTATTCTTGCATTTTCCTTTAAAATGTGCTTGTTTAACCAAATACTTTCCTTGTGGGACAAATATGTTGGCTGGTTTTGAAGAGCCACAAGCTGCTGCCCAAGCAGTTAAAAAAGCCTTTGTTGAGTCAGTTTTTCCATCTGTCTTTGCCCCCAAATTCAGCACATTTAATATTGTCACAACATCAGCTATGGCTTCAGTCAAGAAAATGGAGAGAAgtgaaataagaaaaagagaagaaatgggGTTCTCCATTTTCATCTTTTTTATGAGATATGAAATGATTAAAGACTAAAACTAAGAAGATTAGAATTGAGATGATGAGTAATTGAGCAGTTTGAGTTGAGATATTTATAGTAGAGATCTATATACaacttgtttctttctttttattatttagtTTTACACCTCATGAAAGAGTGGTCTTTTGTGAAATACATGTGGAATAAAAAGCAAGAAAACTGAAAAATGTAACTTACTTTATACTCCAAGATCGAAATTTTTGAGAAAGAAGAGAAGCATTGGCATATCTTGGTCACATGTTAAAGACtttagaaacaaaaaaaaaatgatctAAACAATTATTACTAACTAAAAGTTTTTGCAAGAAGCTAAAGGAAGCACTTTGAGCTTATGTGGATTGGAAGTCTTTTTCTCTACATATTATGTCAATGACCTGAACtggttttccttttctctttcttttttggtTCATTAAACAGAATAAAATAATACAGAAAATAGAGGACTTTTGAGATGACAAAAACCGAAAGTCAGTTATCATAAACTTCTTCAAGCaaaacgggggggggggggtggttgTAAAGTTCCCTCACAGAAAACAGTTTTCTAATCTTTATTCAGTTAATTGACTTTTTGGCATGAAGTGTAGTGCATAGGGCTACAACATTATAGGCAAGTGATTTGGCTTTATAATATTCCTTTGTCATATTTAGCATTTTTATTGTTGGAAATGAAAATATTGTGGCTAATATGCATATTCACGTGATAATTATACGCAAGAATGAAACAGAAATTATGTTTGATATTTGCTCTTACTGTTGACAGTTCCCTACGTTACATGTGCTATTATTTGGCAATGTAAAGGGGTATAATTAATAATttcttattatttaaaatatagccccctttttataattattattatccGGTGTCCGGAATCCATTGACCTACTAATCTAGATTCACGTCGTGTAGCACCTATTAAAGGGGAAGCGTTCAATCTAGCtactagggatttcaaaattttcattatcCGAACCCAAGACTTTGGTTAAGGATGGAAGATCTCAGTTAACTCACCGCAACTCTTAATGTTAATTCGACCTAAAAGGATAGGTCCTTTCATTGTAAGTTGAATGATATATCTTAGAGTTAATTTAATCATCTTTCAAACGCTTGCAATAAGAGTAGTCCGGTGCACAAAGTATTTTGCGAGACGTAAGATCCGGGGAAGGGTTACACTCCAAAAGGGTGTGATGTAGGTCAAATGCGCTTGCAATCAAAAGAATATGTACTTAATTTTGGGGGAAAATTCTATATTAAAAAACCTACGAAAAAGTTTAAAACTACTCCTAGAAACTACTAATTGAACAAGTTTTACTTTCGAAACATTTAGACGACATTTAATTTAGCATTAAGTGTAAAtatattaattgattttgttatcaGAATAAGTGAATCATATATTACTCTTTCATAATTACTAATTAAACCACCATAACTCAAATGATATCCTGAGTAGCGAACATTGTGAAACTTATTTCTCCGGTATATTAGGCCCGTTTGtccataaaatatttttcttttctttttttaaagttttaaaaaaaatgtgtttgtttatgaaattttgtaagtttttgaaaaattttgaaaatgagtttttcaaaaaccaaaaagtgattttgaccgctttttaaattttcagaaaaatattttttcccactcacaaaactgcaatattttttcaagtgaaatgcatgtccaaatataatttcaaataCCAAATActttttttcaacttaactccaaatactattttttttttcaaaattataatttttatgtccaaacacctacCAAAATGTCTAATACATAAAATAAACCTGTATTCTTCCCCTAGAGCTAGCGACCTTTACGAAAAATGTTATACAAAAATAAATTACATGtttcctccgtttcaatttatgtgaacctatttcctttttagtccgtgccaaaaagaatgacccctatCCTTTTTGGCAtcaatttacttttatgcaatgatttatagccacacaaaatatatgtgtcttaTTTTACACCACatgttcaaaagtcttctctcttttcttaaattatGTGCCCAATCAAatggattcacataaattgaaatggagggagtaatattttATTAGTTTCTCTGCTATCTGCAGAATCCTTAGGGGGAGGGAAAATCCTTTCTTTTCCCCTTTATAAATGTGAGTGGTGGCAATCATTTCGTGTTCTCTGACTTGTAAAGTTGTAGTATAAAAAACTAATGAAATGGTGAGACAAAATTAAACAGACGTAACACGTACGGTAAAATGCTTTTTACAATTTACACTGTTGTAGTTTTGTAAAGTCCAACCAAAATTTGTTAAAAATGAGAGAATTAAATTAAGAGGGTAGAATTAGCtttgatattttttttccagaattttctTGTTGTACGTCCAAGGAGAAGTTGAAGGCAAAAAGCGCAGTGTGTGAAAGAATAGCGGCTGCGTGCATGCATTACATGCAACGTGGGGAATGCACCACTAGCGAATAACGGAGAAGTAATCGGTATCTCTCAtgtaaatagtttttttttaaatctctcATTAATCGATATTCTAGGATATATCTACTCAACAATTCTTATAAAGTTTATTAAGAAAAAGATGCAATTATAATTTGGGATAGATTTTTTATATCATCGTATAAAGCAGATATATAAAAACAAGTAACTTTAATTTTCATAATATATAAGTATGATATCGTAACCTAAAAGTAGAAAATAATGTGGTGTAACCAATAACTTTACAATGTCAgcatat from Nicotiana tabacum cultivar K326 chromosome 24, ASM71507v2, whole genome shotgun sequence includes:
- the LOC107761604 gene encoding polygalacturonase-like, translated to MKMENPISSLFLISLLSIFLTEAIADVVTILNVLNLGAKTDGKTDSTKAFLTAWAAACGSSKPANIFVPQGKYLVKQAHFKGKCKNRAITFQIDGILVAPSDYNVIGNAKNWLLFEGVDGVSIHGGILDGQGTSLWSCKASGKNCPRGATTLGFSNSNNVAITELTSLNSQMFHIVFNGCKNVKLQAIKVFASGKSPNTDGIHVQLSSDISILNSKISTGDDCISIGSGTTNLWIQNIACGPGHGISIGSLGKDFQEAGVQNVTVRSVIFKNTQNGVRIKTWGRPSTGFVKNVLFQHATMINVQNPIVIDQNYCPYNKNCPGQVSGVKISDVTYQDIYGSSATRVAMKFDCSKRNPCQGIKLEDVHLTYKNQPAAQASCANAAGTTSGIIQPTSCL